A window of Halobacillus naozhouensis genomic DNA:
TTTCATAAGCGATTTGTTCATAACTGTCGCCAAGTATCCCCATATGATCTAACCCTATATTTGTAATTATGGATAGAGCCGGATGGATAATATTCGTTGAATCCATCCTTCCTCCAAGACCTGCTTCAAACAAAACAAAATCTAAGGGCTGACGAGAAAAATATAGAATAGCCATCGCTGTAATCACTTCAAACTCTGTAGGCTCTCCCCAAACCGTGTTCGCCAATTGTTCTGCAAGTGGCTGAATATCGAGGACAAGGTTCGCAAGTTCCTCATCATCAATCGGATTCCCATTTACGCTAATTCGCTCATTAAATCGCGTGATATAAGGTGACGTAAAACTACCTGCTGTATACCCTTGCTTCTGAACCAAATTCCGTAAAAATGTCAACGTAGATCCTTTTCCATTCGTCCCGGCAATATGAATAGATGTTATTTTTTTCTCTGGATGCCCCAGCTTCTCCATCATCCATTTCATTCGATTTAAACCAGGCTTAACTTTGAACTTTTCGCGTGAATGGATCCATTGTAACGCTTCATCATAATTCATCTATACGACCTTCCTTCAAAAAAGAGGAGAGCATTCGCTTGAATACCCTCCCATAGCTTTATGCTTTTAGTTCACTGATGCGAGTCTCTACTTTACCGCGTTTATCCAAATAATCCTGTTCTTTTTTACGTTCTTCTTCGACAACATGCTCAGGGGCTTTTTTAACAAAACCTTCATTCGAAAGTTTCTTCTGAACACGTTCTACTTCTTTATCCCATTTCTGCCAATCTTTTTCTAAACGTTTTATTTCGTCATCGATATTAATCAGACCAGCAAGCGGCAGATAAAGCTCTGCTCCTGTTATTACGGCAGACATTGCTTTTTCAGGTGCCTTGAGATCTGTACCAATAACGAGTTCACTTGGATTACAGAATCGCTCCAAATAGCTTCGGTTCTTCTCGAGCTCTGCAGCCACTGATTCATCCTTGGCTTGAATCATCAATTGAATTTCCTTAGACATTGGTGTATCAACTTCAGCCCGGATATTACGCACAGAACGAATGATCGATACCAATCGTTCCATTTCGGCAACGGCCGTTTCATTGTGATGCTCTTCTTTCACCTGTGGCCATGCAGCCTGAGTGATCGACTCTCCTAGGTGAGGAAGATGCTGCCAGATTTCTTCCGTAATAAACGGCATAAACGGGTGAAGCATACGCATAATCTGATCTAAAGTGTAAGCTAAAATCGAACGTGTTGTATGAATACGGGCTTCATCTTCTCCGTAGAGCGGAAGTTTGGCCATTTCGATATACCAGTCACAAAACTCATCCCAGATAAAATTGTATAAGTGACGTCCTGCCTCCCCAAATTCGTATTTGTCGATATTCCGTGTTACCTGCTCAATCGTTTCATTTAATCGGGTAAGAATCCAATCATCAGCCACTGATTTTTCACCAGATAAGTCAATGTCATCGTATGTTAAATCACCCATGTTCATTAAGGCAAACCGTGAAGCATTCCAAATTTTATTGGCGAAGTTCCACGTGGATTCAACCTTCTCCCACTGGAAGCGCAGGTCCTGACCTGGAGCGGAGCCGGTAGAAAGGAAGTATCGTAATGAATCTGCACCGTATTCCTCAATGACCTCCATCGGGTCGACTCCGTTACCGAGCGACTTACTCATTTTACGACCTTCTGCATCGCGAACTAGTCCGTGAATGAGCACATCTTCAAATGGACGACGGTCTGTAAATTCAATCGACTGAAAAATCATCCTGCTAACCCAGAAGAAGATAATATCATACCCGGTGACAAGCGCATTGGTTGGGAAGAACCGCTGGAAGTCCTCACTATTCTCATCAGGCCACCCCATCGTAGAAAAAGGCCATAATGCAGATGAAAACCAGGTATCGAGCACATCCTCATCCTGCTCCCAGTTCTCAGCGTCTGTTGGAGCTTTCTTCCCTACGTAGATTTCGCCAGTTTCTTTATGGTACCAGGCAGGAATCCGATGTCCCCACCACAACTGACGGGATATACACCAATCACGAATGTTCTCCATCCAGCGCAGGTATGTCTTCTCAAAACGGTCCGGGACGAAATGAACCTTATCATTCCCGCTTTGTAAGTTAATGGCTTTTTTCGCTAGCGGTTCCATATTAACAAACCATTGTGTAGATAAATACGGTTCCACTACAGCTCCGCTACGCTCAGAGTGACCAACAGAGTGCCAATGGTCTTCTATTTCAAAAAGAACACCTTCCGCTTGCAAGTCCTTGACGATTTGCTTACGACACTCAAATCGGTCCATACCCTGATATTGCCCAGCCTGATCATTCATCGTCCCGTCTTCATTCATAACCAGGACACGTTTTAATTTATGGCGGTTACCAATTTCAAAATCATTGGGATCGTGGGCCGGAGTAATTTTAACTGCCCCTGATCCGAATTCCATTTCTACATAGTCATCCGCTACAATTTCAAGTTCCCGCCCTATAATTGGCAGAATTGCTTTCTTACCAATGAGGTGTTTGTAACGATCATCATCAGGGTGAACTGCAATTGCTGTATCTCCAAGCATTGTTTCAGGGCGAGTCGTAGCGATCTCTATCGAACCTTCCCCATCCTTTAAAGGATAACGCATGTGATAAAAAGCACCCTGGACATCTTTGTATTCTACTTCAATGTCCGACAAGGCGGTTTTTGTAGCTGGGTCCCAGTTGATGATATATTCTCCACGGTAAATCAAATCTTTTTCATAAAGTTTTACAAACACTTCCTTAACAGCTTCGGATAAGCCATCATCAAGTGTGAAACGCTCACGTGAATAATCAAGCCCGAGACCTAATTTTTCCCACTGGGTACGAATAAACTGGGCGTACTCCTTCTTCCATTCCCATGACTTCTCCAGAAATTCCTCTCGACCGAGATCATAGCGGGTTGTTCCCTGTTCTTTAAGCTTCGCTTCCACTTTTGCCTGTGTGGCAATCCCAGCATGGTCCATTCCAGGAAGCCATAATACGTCATATCCTTGCATCCGTTTAACGCGTGTCAAAATATCTTGTAATGTCGTATCCCAGGCGTGACCTAAGTGAAGTTTGCCTGTGACATTCGGCGGTGGAATAACAATCGTATAAGGTTCCTTGTTCTTATCACCTGTTGCTTCAAAAAATTTGCCGTCCACCCAGTATTTGTAACGATCCTTTTCGACTGCTGATGGATCATACTTTGTTGGCATGGTTACATCCTTTTCCTCCATGGATCTGTTCCTCCTTTAATCATCTCGTGAAATAAAAAAATCCCCTTCATCCATAAAAAGGACGAAAGAGATTACTATCCGTGGTACCACCTTTATTTACAGGGATTCCCTGTACACTTCATTAGTTCATAACGGTTTTGAACCGGCTTCTTCTACTTTACTTTCAAAGAAACTGCATCCAGGGCGACCTTCCATCAATAAACTGGCTGGGAAACTTTCAGCACGTGTTTCCCTCTCTGGAGCGTCTATTCATGTACTCTTCCCTATCACGGCATTTCACATATAGGTATTCTTTTTCATATTGTATATAGAATTCACTGTTGAAGTCAACTTTTTTTATTAAATTAGGCTTTAGTATTTGTTTAATGTCAGAAAACCTGTAATGAATGATTGCTGCTCGGCCCATCCACGTCTTGTCATTTATGATAAAAGGAGGAACATATCATGAGTCGTTTCTATCGCTACCGGCTCCCACCATGGTGCAGACATTGGCTGTTAATTATCGAAAGAGCCATTCTGCCTATTATGATTTATCAGCTGTTCCGAACCATATTTTGGCCAACTACACTAGATGTTTTCTTAACAGGTATCTTCATCGGCTTATATATAGCGTTCCATTTAAAATGGATTTAATGCGGAATATAAACGATTTGACCAGGAGTTACATCTTCCTCCAAATCATTGATCTTCTCGATTTGTTTAACAGGAACTTCATATCTTTCCGCAATCATTTCAATGGTTTCATTATCTTGGGCGATATACATTTTCATTTTGGTGTAGGAGTCTTCCCGATTAGGAAAGAGATGTTTAAATATCTGTTTAATCCCATTTACACCAGATGAAGGGGATGCTTCTTCTTCATTTTCGTTTTCTTCCTCTTCCTGGTACGAAGCGAGAGTGGAATGGGGAGGTGTGTCACTCGCATTTACATGGTTTGTCGTTCCTTCCCATTCACTCGTGCTTTCAGAAGAAATCTCCTGTACATGCTCAATTTTATTTTCTTTAAAATAATCCGACAAACTTTGTGATTTTTTATAGGACCATCTTCCCTCTTCATCCTCTTCCTCTTCAATATCCTCTGGTTGCTCAGGCTCATGTAGTTTTCGATGTTCCTGAAGATCAAAAATCGAAGTATCAGGTCTCTCAGGTTCTTCTTTGTTAAAGTCAACAGGTCCAACCGTTAACGATTCATCAAATACTTCTTGCTCAGGAACTGGCGGTGCCTGCTCTTGTCTCAGGCCATTTATGTTAAGTTGAGCCTCTAGCCTAAGATAATGTTCAGCCGGGATTTCATAATCAAAGCTTTCAATGTTAATGTGAACTTGGTCTGTATCCTCCACCCGATCCGCCGGAATCGTCACTTCGACCGGAAAAGAATGAGAAAATTCGTAAACTCCCTCTTCCCCCCTCTCTATTAAATCAACCACCCGTCCTGATTGAATCGGAGCTGTATCTGCATATTTATCTTCTTCCTGCCCCGGCATATATTCGCCTGCTAGAATGACAGTCCCCTTTAAGCGGACTTCATCTCCTAAATCTTCGAGCGTAATTTCCGGTTCTAAAGAAATGCCAAGCAGTTCACGAACGCCCTGTCCTCCCTTAAACTGTAAGGATTCATTTAAATGGAATGAAAAAACTTGTTCTTCCTGATTACCCACTCTATCGTCCCCTCCCTATTTAAAATCAACATAGTTGTTTAATACACCATATGCACAACTCTGTCTTATATACATTATTTAGAGAGTTGACGCCCCCTGACCGCACAAAAAAGGAACATCATCTATTATGATAATGTCCCTCTTTATCACCTCTATAGTGAAGCAAATACCTTCTCAGCCGCTTTAATTGTATATTCAATATCTTCATCCGTATGAGCAACCGACAAGAAAGTCCCTTCGAACTGTGATGGCGGCAGGAAGATTCCTTCTTCAATCATGCCACGATAATATCTGGAGAACATCTCCAAATCTGATTGATTTGCGGTTTCAAAATTGGTGACTGGCTGATTTGTAAAGAAGAACCCAACCATGGAACCTGCACGGTTTACTGTTAAAGGAATCTGATGTTCTGCTGCTGCTGCAGTGAACCCTTCAATGAGACGATCTACTTTTTTACTAATTTGTTCGTATGCTTCTTCGTCCATTGCCTTTAAGGTCTCGTAACCAGCCATCATGGCTAATGGGTTTCCCGAAAGCGTTCCCGCCTGATAAATGTCTCCAACCGGTGCTACACTTTCCATGATTTCACGCTTCCCGCCGTAGGCACCTACAGGAAGTCCTCCGCCAATCACTTTACCTAGACAGGTCATATCAGGGGTTACACCAAAATGCCCCTGGGCACTATTATAACCCACACGAAAGCCTGTCATGACCTCGTCAAAAATAAGTACGGTTTCGTGCTCTTGTGTAATCGACCGCAAGCCTGTTAAAAACTCTTCATTAGGCGGTACAACGCCCATATTTCCAGACACGGGCTCCACAATAACAGCTGCCAGGTCATCACCGTATTCTTCAAATACATAACGCACACTTTCCAGATCGTTATAAGGAACGGTAATCGTATTTTTAGCAATTGATTCCGGTACACCTGGGGAATCCGGAAGTCCTAGTGTAGCTACACCAGAGCCTGCCTTAATCAACAAAGAATCACCGTGCCCATGGTAATTTCCTTCGAACTTAAGTATTTTGTTACGCCCTGTATACCCTCTTGCTACTCTTAGTGCACTCATAGTAGCCTCTGTTCCTGAGTTCACCATTCGCAGCATTTCGATCGATGGCACTCGATCAATAACAAGCTGCGCTAACTTATTTTCAATTAATGTCGGTGTACCAAAGCTTGTCCCGAGCTCGGTCGTTTTCTTAAGCGACTCCACAACTCTTTCATCAGCATGACCAAGTATTAATGGGCCCCAGCTCAATACATAGTCCACATACTCTTGCCCATCGATGTCGTAAATTTTCGAGCCTTTTCCCCGCTCCATGAAAATCGGGTTCATATTAACTGATTTAAAAGCACGGACAGGAGAGTTCACCCCTCCCGGCATTAAGTCTACTGCCTCGTTATACGCATCTGTAGATCGATCAAAGTTCATCCTGAACACCCTTTCCCTTTAACAAAATTACTTCTCTAAATAGCGTGCGACATCTTTTGCAAAATAAGTGACTATTAAATCGGCGCCTGCCCGCTTCATGGAAGTCAGTTTCTCAAGTACGATTTCTTGTTCGTTAACCCAGCCATTTTGGGCTGCCGCTTTAATCATCGAATACTCTCCACTTACGTTGTAAGCCACCAATGGTAAATGATAACGATCTTTCAATTCTCTCATAATATCAAGGTAGGATAAGGCTGGCTTTACAATCAAAAAGTCCGCACCCTCCTCAATATCAGATTCCGCTTCACGAAGGGCTTCCAAACGATTCGCCGGATCCATTTGATAGGCGCGGCGGTCGCCAAATTGCGGAGAACTATGAGCTGCATCACGGAATGGACCGTAGAAGGCTGAAGCATATTTAACAGCATAGGACATAACAGGAATTTGGCTGTAGCCTGCTTCATCTAACCCCTTACGGATTGCAGCAACAAAACCATCCATCATATTAGATGGTGCGATTACATCGGCTCCTGCTTCAGCCTGGGTTACAGCGGTCTTCGTAATCAATTCTAATGATTCATCATTGGCGATATCTCCATTTCTAATCACACCACAGTGACCATGATCCGTATATTGACACAAACAAGTGTCAGCAATAACGGTTAACGAAGTATGTTCTTTTTTAATATAACGAATCGCTTGTTGTACGATTCCTTCATTATGATAAGCTTGCGTACCAACCGCATCCTTCTCGTTAGGCACCCCAAAGACGATCACTGAACGCACACCCAGGTGTTCCAGCTCCGTCATTTCCTCTGCTAAATAATCCAGAGACACTTGATGTACCCCAGGCATAGATGCAACGGCATTTTTAACTCCGCTTCCTTCTACTACAAAGATCGGGTAAATTAAATCTTCTTTATGAAGATATGTCTCTCTAACAAGGGAACGCATTGATTCTGTCTTTCTCAGCCTGCGATGCCGCTTAAACTGTAATGGATTCATTGGGAACTATCCTTTCTTACCAAAATGGTCTGCCATATTACAGACCATAGATTTAATTGTGTATGTTTCTGGAACATAAACCGTCAGGAAACCAGAAGATTTTGCGGCCTCCCCAGTTGTCGGCCCGATGCAAAAGCAAGGGATATGCAGAGCAGGCTCTTTATGATCCTTTGTCAGCTGCATAAATGCTTCTACTGTAGATGGACTAGTGAAAGTCAAAGCATCAAGCCCATCTAGCTGGTTAGCCAGCAAGTTATTCTCATTTACTAATAGCGTATCATATACAGTAGCGGTTTTGAAAAATACTCCCTGTTGTTTGAAGGCGCGAGGCAAGATTTCCCGAGATCGATTGCCCCGTACAAATAAAATCTTCCCGGGTTGCTCTACCTGTTCGAAAAATTGCTCGACCATAGATGATGCTTGATAGTCTGACGGTATAAAATCCGGTGTTATGCCACATGTTTCAAGCATGTGGGCAGTTTTATCACCAACCACGGCCCACTTACAATTCTCAGGTATTTTTATCTGATAAAGACGAATCAACTCGAAAAAAAACTTCACGCCATTAGAGCTTGTCAAAAAAACCCAGCTGAAGTCGTGAAGTTTTGTAAGAATGTTGTGGTTATCTAAAGAGTCATTCAACTTAAACTGAAGGAGAGGAGCATGAAGAACCTTTCCTCCAAATCGTTCAACTTCCTTCTTTATAGATGAGGATTGAGAAGATGCCCTCGTCACCAGAATATTCTTCCCCGCTAGTGGTAACATTACTTGTCATACTCCTCAATAGCGTCATTAACAATTTCTTGAGCTCCTTGCTTTTTCAAGCGTTGAGCAGCTTCTGTCCCTACTGCGATAGGATCTGTCCCAGACACTGTTTCGTTTAGAATCGTTGTACCGTCAGGTTTACCTACCAAGGCTGTCAGCGTTATCGTTTCTCCATTAAGATAGGCATATCCCCCGATAGGAACTTGACAGCCGCCATTCAAATCGTGGAGGAATTTACGCTCTGCAGCGACAGTTGTTTCAGTTGTTTTGTGATTAATTTGTTGTAAGAAATCCAGTAATTCCTTGTCATCTTCACGACATTGGATTGCGAGTGCCCCCTGGCCTACTGCTGGGACACATACATCCGGCTGTAAATACTCGGTCACGAGGTCATCACTCCAGCCCATTCTTTTAAGGCCCGCAGCTGCCAGAACGATGGCATCATACTCCCCATCATTAAGCTTTTGAAGGCGAGTATCAATGTTTCCGCGAATCCACTTAATCTCAAGGTCAGGCCGAACCGCTTTAATCTGAGAGCCGCGTCGCAAGCTGCTTGTGCCAACAATAGCTCCTTCTTGCAAGTCCATTAATGCTATGTGTCCATTCGATACAAATGCATCACGATGATCTTCACGGATCGGAACCGAAGCAACCGTTAACCCTTCAGCTACAACAGCAGGCATATCTTTCATACTGTGAACAGCCATATCAATTTCTTTATCATACATAGCTTGTTCAATCTCTTTAATAAACAATCCTTTTCCGCCCACTTTATTTAAGGTAACGTCCAGAACTCGATCACCTTTCGTGGAAATCCTTTTGATTTCAAATTCGTAAGAAGGATTTATCTTTTTCAACTGATCAATAACCCACTCTGTTTGTGTAATTGCCAAATTACTCTTTCGCGACCCTATTACTATTTTTCTCACAGTCATCCTCCTAGAAGAATTTTAGAAATGAAAATTCGATAACGAACCGAATAAAAAGAAATTAATTAAGAGAACCAGAAATGCCGCCGTATTAAATAGCGAAATTGCGCGACCCTGATACCCTTTGACTACCCGTAAAAACAAGTAGATGATATAGACAAGTAGAACAATAAATGACCCAAGGGTTTTGGAATCGTACCAATAAAACACATCTTCCGACACATAACCCCATGTTACCCCTAAAATCACAGCAATAAGAAGCAATGGCACCCCAAGAATAACCGAAATATATGAAAAGTGGTCCAGCTTCGTTAAATCTCCAAGTCGAAGCAGCTTGGTATTCCATTTCTTCTGTTTAAGTAACCGGTACTGAAAGAGATACATGAGAGAAAAAATAAACGAAAATGTAAAAAACCCGTAAGAAATAATGGCCAACGTTATATGAGCTACAAGCATTTCATGAACTAGCTCAATTCCCTGATCATCAAGCACGCTTGGTGCCCTCGTTGATATGTGAAGCAGCATTACCAAAAATCCTACTACATTTGTAAAAAATACAAGGAAATCCACACGAAATAACCGATTAATAATTAAAGAAAATGTTACTAAGATCCAGGCATAAAAGTACAGGCCATCATAAACTGTCATAACTGGAAAATTTTCTTCTATGAAAATCTGCCTTAATAAAAAAAGGGTCTGAAGTCCCCAAACCATACTAAGTAACCAGAAGGCTGCTCTATTGGCCTTCCGGTTATTTTGAATGAAATCAATAAAATATCCAATTAAGCTGCAACCATACAGGAAGAGGATTAATTCATAGACCCACTTAAACTCGAACATAGTAAACCTCCACCCTTAAAACTTTACAGTCTGAGTAAGTGTGGGGAAGGAAATAGGATCATCAGAACCCTTTACTGACTTATTATTTTTCTTATCCTGTTCCTTCAATTCCTCCTCAACCTCTTCTTCAATCCCAAAGATTTGAGTAAAGAGATGCAGGGATTCTTCAGCGTCTGGCTTGGCAGCAAGCTCCTTGGCCTGAAGAATGGGATCTTTGAGCATCTGGTTGATAATACTCTTCGTATGCTTTCGCAATACTTTCTTTTCCCGCTCTGTTAAATCAGGCATTTTTCTTTCAATACTGCTCATTGTCTCTGCCTGGATGCCCAATGCTTTAGCACGAAGCGCAGAAATTACCGGGATAACTCCGATCGTTTGAAGCCATTCTTTAAATTCTACAATTTCAGCTTCGATCATTAGTTCAATTTTTTCTGCAGCTTGCTTACGAACAGCTAAGTTCGCGTCAACGATCCCTTGTAAATCATCAATATCATAGAGAAAGACGCTCTCAAGCTCTTCTAAACGTGGGTCCAGATCCCTCGGAACAGCTATATCCACAAAGAAAAGCGGTTTCCCTTTTCTGGAACGGTGGATAGGTTCCATCTGTTCGTGTGTAAGTACATATTCAGTAGAGCCTGTTGAACTGATCACGATATCCGCATCCATTAACACAGATTCTAAATGATCCATAGTAGATGCTTGTCCGTTAAATTGATCGGCCACTACTTTAGCCTTCGATAACGTCCGGTTAAGAACTGTGACCTGTCTCACACCGAAACCATGAAGGTTCTTGGCAGCAAGTTCTCCCATTTTCCCTGCTCCCATAATGACGATGTGTTTATGAACTAAATCACCAAAGATTTTACGCGCTAATTCTACGGCTGCATAACTGACAGACACAGCATTTTCCCCGATGCTCGTGTCTTTGTGCGCTTTCTTTGCCATAGTAACGGCCTGCTTAAATAATTGGTTAAAAATAGTCCCTGTGGTATTTGCCTCTTGAGCCTGCAAGAAGACCTGCTTGACTTGTCCTAGGATTTGCGTCTCACCTAGAACCATTGAGTCAAGCCCAGACGTCACACGCATTAAATGTTCCATAGCCCCATCCGCTTCATATATGGAAAGAAACGAAGAAAACTCTTCCTTATCAATATCAAACCAGTTAGCCAAAAACTGTTTAATATAATAGCGGCCTGTGTGGAGTTGATCAACGACAGCAAAAATCTCTGTTCGATTGCATGTAGAAATGATTACATTCTCGAGGATGCTTTTTTGCGAATTAAGCTGCTGCATGGCTTCAGCTAAACGCTCATCTGAAAATGTAAGTTTCTCTCGAATTTCCACAGGGGCTGTTTTATAGTTGAGACCTACTGCTAAAATGTGCATTTCATCTACCCCCATATAACGTTCAAAACTATCACATATTACTTATTATAACATGAAACCTGATATTTTTTTGTGAAAATATGAACAGATTTTGAATCCCTTATGATAGGATACATTTAAGTCCATTACTCACTCAAGGTTCTTAGATTAGAACAACTCTAATTTAATAACTCGTCTGTAATATACCAGAACGAACCGTTAATCGCAAGAAATCAATACTCTGTTCAGCAATACAACTCACTGGACTTGAATATTACGGTTTGCAAACCTAAGTACTACAGTGAGATTCTAGAACGTATGTATCCCTGGAGGTGAATCATATGAAAAAAACTGACTCGTTTGCAGGCTTTTTACTAATCGGGCTTGGACTGTATTTTCTTATCCGACAGTTTAATATACCCTTTTTAAACCCTTTTTACTCATGGCCGACTATACTTATGATCATTGGGGCTGCCTTTCTTCTACATAGTAACATTTCGCGTGAATTTGCTAATATCTTCACCGGAGTCCTGCTTCTAGGTTTAGGGGTTCATTTTCATGGCAAAGTCCACTATTCATTTTGGATTGATCACTGGGGTGTTTATCCCTTTATTATTGGCATTGCTTTTCTGCTTCGATCTTTTAAAACTAAATCAGGTCTGTTACCGGGGCTTATTTTAATAGCGGTAGCAATCTTCGCCTTCCTCACCACATCCAACCCAATATGGTTTCGTTTCATTAACCTGTTGTTTAATTGGATTGAGAACTTCTGGCCTGTCGTACTGATCGGATTTGGTTGTTATTTAATTTATAAAAAGAGATAATCACCATTACATTTAAGGAAGTCCATCAAATCACAGAAATCCCCCTACATAGAAAAAGCAGGGGGATTCCGTTTTATAAGATAGAACTTAAAAAGGCCTGGGTTCGTTTCTCCTTCGGGTAATCGAAAATTTCATTTGGCTGGCCTGCTTCAACAATTCTTCCATCGTGCATGTAGACGACGCGATCCGCGACTTCGCGGGCAAACCCCATTTCATGCGTCACCACAACCATAGTCATCCCTTCCCGTGCTAAATCTTTCATAGTTTGTAACACTTCACCTACAAGCTCCGGGTCAAGAGCAGAGGTCGGCTCATCAAACAGCATAATTTCTGGTTTCATCGCAAGGGCTCGGGCAATTGCAACTCGTTGCTTTTGACCACCAGACAAACGGGATGGGTAGTCATTTGCTTTATCTTCAAGCCCTACTTTGCTAAGCAATTCTTTACCGTCTTCGATTGCTTTAGCTTTTGGAATTTTTTTAACCTGGATCGGAGCTTCAATAACATTTTCCAAGACTGTTTTATGGGGAAACAAATTAAAGTGCTGAAACACCATGCCTACTTTCTGCCTGACTTCATTTAAATTATCTTTTCTAGGATCTATGTCTTCTCCCCTTATAATAACCTCTCCGCTATTTTTCATCTCAAGGAAGTTGAGGCAACGTAGCATGGTACTTTTACCAGAACCACTGGCACCGATTAATACAACCACTTCACTCTCATCGACATTAAAATCAATATCCTTAAGAACATGTAAATCACCAAAGTATTTATTTAATTGGTCTACACGAATCATTTCTTTAGTTTTAATCAAACTACTTCAACCTCCTCATTAATCACTTACTGCTAACTTCTTCTCGACTAAGCTTACTAAAATCGTAAGCAGGAATACAAGAATTAAATAGTACACAGCACTAACAAGCAGCCATGTCATATAATCAAATGTATTAGCTCCTTGAGTTGTAGCGACAGCGAAAATTTCTGCAACACCTACAAATGCGGCTAAGGAGGAATCCTTCAAACCAATGATAAACTGGTTTCCAAGTGGGGGCAAGGCACGTCTAAATGCTTGTGGTAAAATAATGCGGCGCATCGTTAGGGAACGACTCATTCCGAGCGAACGACCCGCTTCAGATTGCCCTTTGCCAATCGACTGAATAGACCCTCGGAAAATTTCGGCAATATAGGCACCATTGTGAAACGCCAGCCCTAAAGATACAGCCCAGAAACCGCTCATCATCCAAATTTCAGTAAGTCCATAGTAGAAGACAAAGATTTGCACAATAAGCGGAGTGCCTCGAACGATGTAGATGTATATGTTCGCTATCCACATTAGCGGTCTAATAGCTGAAATCTTTAATAGGGCAAAAAACAATCCAATAAAGACGGCTAAGAAAATAGAGACTGCTGTTAGTTTTAACGTCATTAGCGCGGCTTCGATAAATATGCCCCGACTTTCTACCAATGCTCCAAAGAATCCACTGTATTCCATAAATCCACTCCCTTTCAAGTGAAAAAGAGTACGCAAAGCGTACTCTTTATTCAGGTCTTACCCATAATTAAGCAGTTCACTCAGGCACAGTTGTAATATCATCATTAAAATACTTTTCGCTAATTTCCTTTAACGTTCCATTTTCTCGCAGTGTTTCTAAGGCAGTGTTGATGTCCTCTAATAGTTTGTCTTTTCCTTTTGCGACAGCGATTGCCTGGTCACTGCGTTCAATAATCTTTTTACCTTCAATCTCAAGATCTTGACCAATCGCTTCCTTACCGGTTAAGAAGTCAGTAATCACGGCATCATGTCTGCCTTTAGCTAATGCTTGTAAAGCAACAACATCACTATCGTATA
This region includes:
- a CDS encoding amino acid ABC transporter permease, whose translation is MEYSGFFGALVESRGIFIEAALMTLKLTAVSIFLAVFIGLFFALLKISAIRPLMWIANIYIYIVRGTPLIVQIFVFYYGLTEIWMMSGFWAVSLGLAFHNGAYIAEIFRGSIQSIGKGQSEAGRSLGMSRSLTMRRIILPQAFRRALPPLGNQFIIGLKDSSLAAFVGVAEIFAVATTQGANTFDYMTWLLVSAVYYLILVFLLTILVSLVEKKLAVSD